Proteins from a genomic interval of Treponema brennaborense DSM 12168:
- a CDS encoding EAL domain-containing protein, with amino-acid sequence MDHIKTNVIFTNDRCIGCNRCISGCPIPGANIAHYEDGVNRIVVDDGKCIHCGNCLATCTHGAREYIDDTDFFFSDLKEGKNISVAVAPAFYIDYPELAPQILGYLKSIGVRSICNVSAGADIATWTYVRYLTEHPRTGGITQPCAALVNYMEKQRPDLLPRLLPVHSPLMCLAIYVRTYLGNTDSIAFISPCIAKKDEIDSPETGGLVQYNVTFAHLLAKLAQTDLSGYHAEPDVKDSGGGTIYPLPGGLKENLEQFLTDGYLILPQSNLKQLLPGAESPAELLEDSQNPVILEIMQCAHGCLLGTGVEKDGCTLAAILRQTEKLRHRYAQSDSANGAFDRNLSRAQRLENLNARYRNLDVRLFMRTYAERYEQPFEIPEDTIEEIFTQMHKNTPESRNRNCQSCGYDTCRQMAEAVACGYNTIRNCVQYEKDENLRLYTTDPITGLPNKYLMHKETDTLIRENRLSAYSFAYFNIKDFVLINNRIGFDGGNKVLAEFARKAGLLLEPEERLFHTGADNFIAILKKERVNFVIFSLNHIQLETACAEEERQIALHIRCGIYKPDGTEQRTETIVNRLISAFMLTKTNKNQDVAQYDETVSTDVVHTMLMSQQIPQALADNEFFVVYQPKVKLESRTLTGAEALIRWNRGGRIISPTQFIPISEKTGIVRRLDFFVLNHVCSKLDQWLKAGVQPVKISVNFSKLHFSQPDIAQRICNVIDTWQIPHDLIEIEFTETLYTDAQQNLKETMQLLKRAGISSSIDDFGSGYSSLSLLQNLNFDVLKLDKSLIDTILPNTQAKTVVTNVIRMAKDLHMDVVAEGVETRETVSLLTELNCDIIQGFFFDKPLPEPEFEKRLKQKHYPH; translated from the coding sequence ATGGATCATATAAAAACGAACGTCATTTTTACCAACGACCGCTGTATCGGCTGCAACCGCTGCATATCGGGCTGCCCGATTCCCGGTGCGAATATCGCACATTACGAAGACGGCGTAAACCGTATCGTCGTGGACGACGGCAAATGCATCCATTGCGGCAACTGTCTCGCGACTTGTACGCACGGCGCGCGCGAATACATCGACGATACGGATTTTTTCTTTTCCGACCTCAAAGAAGGCAAAAACATATCGGTCGCCGTCGCGCCTGCGTTTTATATCGATTATCCGGAACTCGCACCGCAAATACTCGGGTATCTGAAATCTATCGGCGTGCGCAGTATATGCAACGTGAGCGCGGGTGCGGATATCGCGACCTGGACGTACGTTCGGTATCTGACCGAACATCCCCGCACCGGCGGCATAACGCAGCCGTGCGCCGCACTCGTAAACTATATGGAAAAGCAGCGTCCCGATTTGCTGCCCCGGCTGCTGCCCGTGCACTCCCCGCTGATGTGCCTTGCGATTTACGTACGCACCTACCTCGGCAATACAGACAGTATCGCGTTCATCAGCCCGTGCATCGCCAAAAAAGACGAAATAGATTCGCCTGAAACCGGCGGGCTCGTCCAATACAACGTAACGTTTGCCCATCTGCTCGCAAAACTGGCGCAGACGGATCTCAGCGGATACCATGCGGAACCGGACGTAAAAGATTCCGGAGGCGGAACGATATACCCGCTTCCCGGCGGCCTCAAGGAAAATTTGGAACAGTTTCTTACCGACGGTTATCTCATACTGCCGCAGTCGAATCTGAAACAGCTTTTGCCCGGGGCCGAATCGCCGGCCGAACTGCTTGAAGACTCGCAGAATCCGGTTATTCTCGAAATCATGCAATGCGCTCACGGCTGCCTGTTGGGAACCGGTGTTGAAAAAGACGGCTGCACGCTCGCCGCGATACTGCGGCAAACGGAAAAACTGCGGCACCGATACGCGCAGTCAGATTCGGCGAACGGTGCGTTCGACCGGAACCTTTCGCGCGCGCAGCGCCTTGAAAACCTGAACGCACGGTACCGTAACTTGGACGTCCGGCTTTTTATGCGCACGTATGCGGAGCGCTACGAACAGCCGTTTGAAATTCCGGAAGACACGATCGAAGAAATTTTTACGCAGATGCATAAAAACACACCGGAATCCCGAAACCGCAACTGTCAGTCCTGCGGCTACGATACCTGCCGGCAAATGGCGGAAGCGGTTGCCTGCGGCTACAACACGATCAGGAACTGCGTGCAATACGAAAAAGACGAAAATCTCCGGCTCTACACGACCGATCCCATAACGGGTCTGCCGAACAAATACCTGATGCACAAAGAAACCGACACGCTCATCCGCGAAAACAGGCTGAGCGCGTATTCATTCGCATACTTCAACATAAAAGACTTCGTACTCATCAACAACAGGATCGGCTTCGACGGCGGCAACAAAGTGCTCGCTGAATTTGCACGAAAAGCGGGGCTGCTGCTTGAACCGGAAGAAAGGCTCTTTCATACCGGTGCGGATAATTTTATCGCCATCCTGAAAAAAGAACGGGTCAATTTCGTCATATTTTCGCTGAATCACATACAGCTTGAAACCGCATGTGCGGAAGAAGAACGGCAAATTGCGCTGCATATCCGCTGCGGTATTTACAAACCGGACGGAACGGAACAGCGAACGGAAACGATCGTAAACCGGCTCATTTCGGCGTTCATGCTCACCAAAACGAATAAAAATCAGGATGTCGCGCAATACGACGAAACGGTCAGTACGGACGTCGTGCATACGATGCTGATGTCGCAGCAGATACCGCAGGCGCTCGCCGACAACGAATTTTTCGTCGTATATCAGCCGAAAGTAAAATTGGAAAGCCGGACGTTGACCGGCGCGGAAGCGCTGATCAGGTGGAACCGCGGCGGACGGATCATTTCTCCCACCCAATTTATCCCGATCAGCGAAAAAACGGGTATCGTGCGGCGGCTGGACTTTTTCGTCCTGAACCACGTGTGCAGTAAATTGGATCAGTGGCTCAAAGCCGGCGTGCAGCCGGTAAAAATATCGGTTAATTTTTCAAAACTGCATTTTTCACAGCCGGACATCGCGCAACGCATCTGCAACGTTATCGATACGTGGCAAATACCGCACGATTTGATCGAAATTGAATTTACGGAAACGCTGTATACGGACGCGCAGCAGAATCTCAAAGAAACCATGCAGCTTTTGAAACGGGCCGGCATATCGTCGTCGATAGACGATTTCGGGAGCGGCTATTCTTCGCTCAGTCTGCTGCAGAATCTGAACTTTGACGTACTGAAACTCGATAAATCGCTGATAGACACCATATTGCCGAACACGCAGGCCAAAACGGTAGTGACCAACGTCATCCGCATGGCGAAAGATTTGCACATGGACGTAGTCGCCGAAGGCGTCGAAACTCGGGAAACGGTTTCCCTTCTGACTGAATTGAATTGCGACATCATTCAGGGATTCTTTTTCGATAAGCCGCTGCCCGAACCGGAATTTGAAAAACGGCTCAAACAGAAGCACTATCCGCACTAG
- a CDS encoding pseudouridine synthase, translating to MKTERLDKILSHHGFGSRKDVRKLLHAGSVAVNGTVCVSPDVHVDPDADELTVDGSSVPMRRHIYIMMNKCAGVVCSARDGLHRTVFDLLDDSYRQEFLGGSLHMVGRLDIDTEGLLLLTTDGTLTHRLTSPKTHVTKTYTIRLKNCVPDEAQPLITRRFSDGIHIAPDGDDGEYDCKPADLHWFSGTECSLVITEGRFHQVKRMIAAAGNEVVYLKRIAIGALLLDPALENGAYRELSLRELENAGLI from the coding sequence ATGAAAACCGAGCGTTTGGATAAAATATTGTCGCATCACGGATTCGGATCCCGAAAGGACGTCAGAAAACTGCTGCATGCGGGTTCCGTGGCGGTCAACGGAACCGTCTGCGTCAGTCCCGACGTTCACGTCGATCCCGACGCCGACGAATTGACGGTTGACGGTTCTTCAGTGCCGATGCGCCGCCATATCTATATTATGATGAATAAGTGCGCCGGCGTCGTGTGTTCGGCCAGAGACGGCCTGCACCGGACCGTGTTCGATTTGCTGGACGATTCGTACCGGCAGGAATTTTTGGGCGGCAGCCTGCATATGGTCGGCCGTCTCGATATCGATACGGAAGGACTGCTGCTTTTGACGACGGACGGAACGCTGACGCACCGGCTGACTTCTCCGAAAACGCACGTAACCAAAACGTATACGATCCGGCTCAAAAACTGCGTTCCCGACGAAGCGCAGCCGCTCATTACGCGCCGGTTTTCGGACGGTATTCACATCGCGCCGGACGGAGACGACGGCGAATACGACTGCAAACCCGCCGATCTGCATTGGTTCAGCGGCACCGAATGTTCTTTGGTAATTACGGAAGGCCGGTTCCATCAGGTGAAGCGTATGATAGCCGCGGCCGGCAACGAAGTGGTGTATTTGAAGCGCATTGCAATCGGCGCGCTGCTGCTCGATCCGGCGCTTGAAAACGGCGCGTACCGGGAATTGTCGCTTCGGGAATTGGAAAACGCGGGTTTGATTTGA
- a CDS encoding IclR family transcriptional regulator, which produces MSDHKNQSGQEPSVSAAERTMLILETIAGSNRCNLEELSAKCALPKATVYRFLQTLAMLGYVRRDEYDRYSLTLKMFSVGSQGLEQTDLVSAAKSAARQLSEFTGETVHVAKQEGNSAVYILKMESKHTIRMYSRVGKHIPLHCTAMGKLFLAYMPQEERDMRLEQITDETTGQFTRYTPRTLCTQNELRAELEHIRIRGIARDKEEHEEGITCIAAPVFEHGGQITAAVSVSFPLFRFDENRLAEYTGAVKKAAEEISRNCGYTKR; this is translated from the coding sequence ATGTCAGACCACAAAAACCAGTCCGGCCAGGAACCGTCCGTATCGGCGGCGGAACGGACGATGCTCATACTGGAAACCATAGCCGGTTCCAACAGATGTAATCTGGAAGAACTTTCCGCTAAATGCGCGCTGCCCAAGGCAACAGTGTACCGTTTTTTGCAGACCCTTGCAATGCTCGGCTACGTCCGCCGCGATGAATACGACCGGTATTCGCTCACGCTGAAAATGTTCAGCGTCGGTTCGCAGGGACTTGAACAGACAGATCTCGTCAGCGCGGCAAAGAGCGCCGCCCGGCAATTATCCGAGTTTACCGGCGAAACGGTTCACGTTGCAAAACAGGAAGGAAACAGCGCCGTATATATTCTGAAAATGGAATCGAAGCACACTATCCGAATGTATTCGCGGGTCGGCAAACATATTCCCCTTCACTGCACGGCGATGGGAAAACTGTTTCTCGCCTACATGCCGCAGGAAGAACGCGATATGCGTCTGGAGCAAATCACCGATGAAACTACCGGACAATTCACCCGCTACACGCCTCGGACGCTTTGCACGCAAAACGAATTGCGCGCGGAACTCGAACACATCAGGATACGGGGAATTGCGCGGGACAAAGAGGAACACGAAGAAGGCATTACCTGCATTGCGGCGCCCGTTTTCGAGCACGGCGGACAGATCACCGCAGCCGTTTCGGTTTCCTTTCCGCTGTTCAGATTCGATGAAAACCGGTTGGCAGAATATACCGGTGCGGTAAAAAAAGCGGCGGAAGAAATTTCCCGGAACTGCGGATATACCAAGCGGTAA
- a CDS encoding citrate/2-methylcitrate synthase, with product MSDCFEHLTVQKLSLLAELNDPIDPELYQQFDVKRGLRYSDGRGVLVGLTQIGDVVGYDVVDGEKVAVPGKLIYRGYNVEDLIRDTVAHDDFGFEQTVYLLLFGELPTREKLTEFRTFLGSKRALPDNFTEDMIMKAPSPDIMNKLARSVLASYSYDPSAEDRSIANILRQCIELIARFSTFAAYAYQAKSRYYDGKSMYIHNPVPELSTAENFLRLIRPDKKYSRLEADVLDLALILHAEHGGGNNSTFSIHVVSSTDTDTYSAVAAAVGSLKGGRHGGANMKVMEMMDDIKANVKDWADTEEVREYLRKIVRKEAFDRTGLIYGQGHAVYTVSDPRAILLRDKAAELAAEKNCLNEYRLYCAIEQLAPEVLAEEKKGDKKICTNVDFFSGFVYSMLNIPRELYTPIFAISRIAGWAAHRIEEVIAGGRIYRPAYKNVAQERAFVPMEDRV from the coding sequence TTGTCCGACTGCTTTGAACATTTGACCGTACAGAAATTGTCGTTGCTGGCGGAACTTAACGATCCGATTGATCCGGAACTGTACCAGCAGTTTGACGTAAAACGCGGACTTCGGTATTCCGACGGCCGCGGCGTACTTGTCGGCCTTACCCAAATCGGCGACGTCGTCGGCTACGACGTTGTGGACGGAGAAAAGGTTGCCGTTCCCGGAAAGCTGATTTACCGCGGATATAACGTCGAAGATCTGATACGGGACACCGTTGCCCACGATGATTTCGGTTTTGAACAGACGGTCTATCTGTTGCTGTTCGGCGAGCTGCCTACCCGTGAAAAACTGACGGAATTCCGGACGTTTTTGGGATCAAAGCGGGCGCTTCCCGACAACTTTACCGAAGACATGATCATGAAAGCGCCGTCTCCCGATATCATGAACAAACTCGCGCGCAGCGTGCTGGCCAGTTATTCGTACGATCCGTCGGCGGAAGACCGGTCGATCGCGAACATCCTGCGGCAGTGTATCGAACTGATCGCGCGCTTTTCAACGTTCGCCGCGTACGCGTATCAGGCGAAAAGCCGTTATTACGACGGTAAAAGCATGTACATTCATAACCCGGTGCCGGAGCTTTCCACTGCCGAAAACTTTTTGCGCCTGATACGGCCAGACAAGAAGTATTCGCGCCTTGAAGCCGACGTGCTCGATTTGGCGCTGATTCTGCATGCGGAGCACGGTGGCGGAAACAATTCGACTTTTTCCATTCACGTGGTGTCTTCCACCGATACCGACACGTATTCGGCGGTTGCGGCGGCGGTCGGTTCCCTGAAAGGCGGCCGGCACGGCGGCGCGAATATGAAAGTAATGGAAATGATGGACGACATCAAAGCGAACGTAAAAGACTGGGCCGATACGGAAGAAGTCCGTGAATATCTGCGGAAAATCGTCCGCAAGGAAGCGTTCGACCGTACCGGTCTGATATACGGGCAGGGACACGCCGTCTACACCGTTTCCGATCCCCGCGCGATTCTGCTGCGTGATAAAGCCGCCGAATTGGCTGCGGAAAAGAACTGTCTGAACGAATACCGTTTGTACTGCGCTATCGAGCAGCTTGCGCCGGAAGTGCTTGCCGAAGAAAAAAAAGGCGATAAAAAGATTTGTACGAACGTGGACTTTTTCTCCGGATTCGTGTATTCGATGCTGAACATTCCGCGCGAACTGTACACGCCGATTTTCGCCATATCGCGGATAGCCGGCTGGGCGGCCCATCGTATTGAAGAAGTGATCGCCGGCGGACGGATCTACCGCCCCGCGTATAAAAACGTCGCGCAGGAGCGCGCGTTCGTTCCGATGGAAGATCGCGTGTAG
- a CDS encoding RluA family pseudouridine synthase — MNMLPVVFENGEIIIVNKKCGLAVQGGAGIRFSLDRLLSEQVGYKVYPVHRLDKDTAGLLVLAKTAAAAAVWTNLIASGEVRKEYAALCAGIPPGKKGTFTAPIETKGERKSAVTDYVVCRTAETVFPDAPGLDGVQTVPVSLLRLTLGTGRMHQIRIHLAQAGCPIVADDKYGDFRLNKLFRSGRGIRKLQLAAVKLTIPLAGNKNVFEIDLPEHLRNACGLLFDSAAT, encoded by the coding sequence ATGAATATGCTACCGGTCGTATTTGAAAACGGGGAAATTATCATTGTAAATAAAAAGTGCGGACTCGCCGTTCAAGGCGGCGCCGGCATCCGTTTTTCGCTCGATCGGCTGCTGTCCGAACAGGTCGGGTATAAAGTGTATCCCGTTCACCGCCTGGATAAGGATACTGCCGGTCTGCTCGTTCTGGCAAAGACGGCTGCGGCCGCGGCCGTTTGGACGAATCTGATCGCGTCGGGCGAGGTTCGTAAGGAATACGCGGCGTTGTGTGCCGGCATTCCGCCGGGCAAAAAAGGGACGTTTACGGCGCCCATAGAAACCAAGGGCGAACGGAAAAGCGCCGTGACAGATTACGTCGTGTGCCGAACGGCCGAAACCGTGTTCCCCGACGCACCCGGTCTTGACGGAGTGCAGACGGTTCCGGTTTCCTTGCTGCGATTGACACTCGGTACGGGCCGGATGCATCAGATCCGCATCCATCTTGCCCAGGCCGGCTGTCCGATCGTTGCCGACGACAAATACGGCGATTTTCGGCTGAACAAGCTGTTCCGTTCCGGCAGGGGAATCAGAAAATTGCAGCTTGCCGCGGTAAAACTGACGATCCCGCTTGCCGGAAATAAAAACGTTTTTGAAATAGATTTGCCTGAGCATTTGCGAAATGCGTGCGGTTTGCTGTTCGATTCCGCTGCCACTTGA
- a CDS encoding RNA recognition motif domain-containing protein, with product MSKKIYVGNLNYRTTEDTLSSAFSQYGEIVSAVVIKDKFTEQSKGFGFIEMADDAAADAAIADMNGKEVDGRRVRVNIAEDKPRTSRPRGDFGGRSNGGGYGDRNSNHGGGYNDYRY from the coding sequence ATGTCCAAGAAAATTTATGTAGGAAATCTGAACTACAGGACAACGGAAGACACTCTGAGCAGTGCTTTTTCACAGTATGGCGAAATCGTTTCTGCCGTCGTAATCAAAGACAAATTTACAGAACAGTCAAAAGGTTTCGGATTTATCGAAATGGCTGACGACGCAGCGGCTGATGCGGCGATCGCTGACATGAACGGTAAAGAAGTAGACGGACGCCGCGTTCGTGTAAACATTGCAGAAGACAAACCCCGTACGTCACGTCCCCGCGGAGATTTCGGCGGACGCAGCAACGGCGGCGGTTACGGCGATCGTAACAGCAACCACGGCGGCGGTTACAACGATTATCGCTACTAA
- a CDS encoding Hsp33 family molecular chaperone HslO has translation MIQNSIADADLIRHLDTLEHDGMSVFVMADGKFRGAFFNGTRFINQMRANHKLGILETMILGQAYLCTALMIPTMKGRGRLTFRYDTNGPAAGFSVEADSRGAVRGYLLQNTIPVDKPLESWDLSPFFGPGTLSVTRYNENDRAPQTGSVEIKYRNIAKDLTWYFAQSEQIRTAFNTGIQFDKQGRVVGAGGMFLQAMPPQGGFMQKEAESDAQAYDDLLGAVEHAFQAAPSYGQWFAEKGTRDDIIYGLFRDFSPTTVLERDIVFDCTCSQEKYRNAILSLGAEELADIQANDPDPLEVICHNCGSIYRIPKSSLVKA, from the coding sequence ATGATACAAAATTCTATTGCGGACGCGGATCTCATCCGGCATCTGGACACGCTGGAACACGACGGTATGTCCGTATTCGTCATGGCGGACGGTAAATTCCGCGGGGCGTTTTTTAACGGCACCCGATTCATCAACCAAATGCGGGCAAATCATAAACTGGGTATACTGGAAACCATGATTCTGGGCCAAGCCTACCTTTGCACGGCGCTGATGATTCCGACGATGAAAGGCAGGGGCCGGCTGACGTTCCGCTACGATACGAACGGTCCTGCGGCCGGATTCAGCGTTGAGGCAGACAGCCGGGGCGCGGTTCGCGGTTACTTGCTTCAAAATACGATTCCGGTAGACAAACCGCTTGAAAGCTGGGATCTTTCACCGTTTTTCGGTCCGGGAACACTGAGCGTTACCAGATACAATGAAAACGACCGTGCGCCGCAGACGGGCAGCGTTGAAATCAAATACCGCAACATAGCGAAAGATCTGACGTGGTATTTCGCCCAATCCGAACAAATACGCACAGCGTTCAACACCGGCATCCAATTCGACAAACAGGGACGCGTCGTGGGAGCCGGCGGCATGTTTCTGCAGGCGATGCCGCCGCAAGGCGGATTTATGCAAAAAGAGGCGGAATCGGATGCACAAGCTTACGACGATCTGCTCGGCGCCGTTGAACACGCGTTTCAGGCCGCCCCTTCTTACGGCCAGTGGTTTGCGGAAAAAGGCACCAGAGACGACATTATTTACGGTTTATTCCGCGATTTCAGCCCGACGACCGTACTTGAACGCGATATCGTTTTCGACTGCACTTGTTCGCAGGAAAAATACCGGAACGCAATTCTTTCACTCGGGGCGGAAGAGCTTGCCGATATACAGGCGAATGATCCGGATCCGCTTGAAGTTATCTGTCATAACTGCGGAAGCATATACCGGATTCCCAAAAGTTCACTCGTCAAAGCGTGA